In Bacillota bacterium, the DNA window TAACAATTTTTAATATCCTTACCTGGACCAACGGTGTCATGATATTTACAGGTGAAAAAGACATCAAATCCATGAAAAAAGCCCTGGTTAATCCGGGAATTATAGCAGTTTTTATCGGGTTGGTAATTTTTTTCTTTTCAATAAAGCTGCCCTACCCTATTCTGAAAACCCTCGAAATGTTCGGATCCATGACCACCCCGCTATCTATGCTTATTATTGGGGCTCTTATTGCCAATACAGATTTTAAAAAGCTTTTTTCAGGATTTGCTTTATACTATGTTACTGCAATAAGACTTATCATTTTGCCCTTACTTACATTAATTACCCTTAAGATAACAGGAATCAATGATTATACACTTCTGGGTTCCTGCGTTGCGACAGCAGCCATGCCTGCAGCTGCCAATACTGCTGTTTTTGCTGAGAGGTACAACGGAGATTCAGTCTTTGCATCCAGGGTTGTTGCTTTTTCAACTATAATATCCATGATTACCATCCCTGTAATTTTCTTATTAGTTTAAGATTATTAGGTTAAGGTTAAAACCAAGAAAATTCGCTTCGCTCATGACTTGAACATCGAACAAGAATGAAAACTAAATTTAACAAAAAATTATTGAAATACACGATAAAAATACCCGTCTATAAAGAGACGGGTATTCATGCATTAGGGAAAATATTTATTAAAGGTTGCAATTTTTCTCCTTATATAAGTGAAAATTAATTTTTTATTACTTTACCAGGAGCTTAAAC includes these proteins:
- a CDS encoding AEC family transporter translates to MENLVVINQVIILFLTMITGFVAKKRDIINNDTIKKLSEILLRITLPAMIIFSYNRQFSKELLAKGGIMLVYSLAIHLFGILLGNIIYWKYPKNIKNVLKFVTIYSNCGYMGLPVLEALYGQTGIFYASIYITIFNILTWTNGVMIFTGEKDIKSMKKALVNPGIIAVFIGLVIFFFSIKLPYPILKTLEMFGSMTTPLSMLIIGALIANTDFKKLFSGFALYYVTAIRLIILPLLTLITLKITGINDYTLLGSCVATAAMPAAANTAVFAERYNGDSVFASRVVAFSTIISMITIPVIFLLV